One stretch of Prunus persica cultivar Lovell chromosome G1, Prunus_persica_NCBIv2, whole genome shotgun sequence DNA includes these proteins:
- the LOC18791312 gene encoding MATH domain-containing protein At5g43560 isoform X2, translating to MAGISSEESGVGRSMEGISSGQRCLSGEALAEWRSSEQVENGTPSTSPPYWDSDDDDDGGPKPSELYGKYTWKIEKFSQINKRELRSNAFEVGGYKWYILIYPQGCDVCNHLSLFLCVANHDKLLPGWSHFAQFTIAVVNKDPKKSKYSDTLHRFWKKEHDWGWKKFMELSKVLDGFIDADTLIIKAQVQVIREKADRPFRCLDCQYRRELVRVYLTNVEQICRRFVEERRSKLGKLIEDKARWTSFRSFWLGIEQNARRRMSREKMDAVLKVVVKHFFIEKEVTSTLVMDSLYSGLKALEGQTKSKKGRVKLLEAEEMPAPIVRLEKDVFVLVDDVLLLLERAAMEPLPPKDEKGPQNRTKDGNSGEDFNKDSIERDERRLTELGRRTVEIFVLAHIFSNKIEVAYHESVALKRQEELIREEEAAWQAESEQKAKRGATEKEKKSKKKQAKQKRNNRKGKDKGREERPDIPVQEKQEEENPTEEMKDYTRHEEQPELEKPETLDDVSDVSDSVDGVTEVPQPDSEDRDAGPINWDTDTSEVHPPTEASSSGISGLSSVQNGVSERKSPSVMDDSSSTCSTDSVPSVVMNGPYKGNSFSNYKNQKSPSRGKHQRGKATSDGNNWPNEMDNQPSGPVADAGFLNDVSGSSNKVRESESEPAVHSLHDRIKWLEQHVVKKEEEVVSLQKKLSIKDQVDLERPLKEKTSAVTSSPGSPPKIVPLTGQPKSECQSSAVIDSVPLRKGSSISAQHTDRVTPLTTTSQNNGVSKPETQKATTPKPAEKAMAQQVPVVSRPSSAPLVPGPRPTSAVVPIVQTAPLLARSVSAAGRLGPDPSPATHSYVPQSYRNAILGNHAASGSTGMTHNSPSSGVNPSPVYSQSPALVSAPMFLPQSSEMMDPSSVKSGFSFGMVTRDALHNGPQWMESSQRESIKGMNYDPSSLLHDQNFDFYKPPLHGRPQEHLSTEFPACTSGRQTQGVSPDEFPHLDIINDLLDDEHGFGPARGSSVFHPFSNGPTHLNRQFSYPGDLGMSSDMGSATSSCRFERTRSYQDDGFQRGYTLGGHFESLREFTPQAGPPPYVNGQIDGLIPNQWPMANSDLSVLGMRNTESEGYPYYSPEYSNMACGVNGYTVFRPSNGQ from the exons ATGGCTGGGATTTCTAGTGAAGAGTCTGGAGTGGGAAGGTCTATGGAGGGGATTTCAAGTGGGCAGCGCTGCCTGTCTGGGGAAGCCTTAGCTGAATGGCGGTCCTCTGAGCAGGTGGAAAATGGAACCCCATCTACTTCGCCCCCTTATTGGGACTctgatgacgacgacgacggtG GGCCCAAACCGTCTGAGTTATATGGAAAATATACATGGAAGATAGAGAAATTTTCTCAGATTAACAAAAGAGAACTTCGTAGTAATGCCTTTGAGGTTGGCGGCTACAAATG GTATATTCTAATCTATCCCCAGGGTTGTGATGTTTGCAATCatctctctttgtttctttgtgtaGCTAATCATGACAAACTTCTTCCAG GTTGGAGTCATTTTGCACAGTTTACAATAGCTGTGGTAAATAAAGATCCTAAGAAGTCGAAATATTCTG ATACATTACATCGATTTTGGAAGAAAGAGCATGACTGGGGGTGGAAAAAATTTATGGAGCTGTCAAAAGTATTAGATGGGTTCATTGATGCTGACACTCTTATAATAAAGGCTCAAGTTCAAGTGATCAG GGAGAAAGCAGACCGGCCATTCCGCTGCCTTGACTGTCAATATAGGAGAGAACTTGTTAGGGTATACTTGACAAATGTAGAGCAAATCTGTCGTCGTTTTgtggaagagagaagaagcaaaCTTGGAAAGTTGATAGAGGATAAAGCTAGATGGACAAG CTTTCGCTCCTTCTGGTTAGGTATTGAACAAAATGCTAGGCGCCGTATGTCCAGGGAGAAGATGGATGCAGTCCTGAAAGTAGTCGTTAAGCATTTTTTCATTGAGAAAGAAGTCACATCTACATTGGTAATGGATTCATTGTATAGTGGTTTGAAGGCTCTTGAAGGCCAAACTAAATCCAAGAAAGGTAGGGTGAAACTATTGGAGGCTGAAGAAATGCCAGCACCAATTGTTCGTTTGGAGAAAGATGTGTTTGTATTGGTGGATGATGTGCTATTGCTACTTGAGAGGGCTGCCATGGAACCATTACCTCCAAAAGATGAGAAGGGTCCTCAAAATCGTACAAAA GATGGAAATTCTGGAGAGGACTTCAACAAAGATTCTATCGAGCGAGATGAAAGACGTCTTACGGAATTGGGTCGTAGGACTGTGGAAATATTTGTGCTTGCCCATATTTTCAG CAATAAAATTGAAGTTGCCTATCATGAATCTGTTGCATTGAAGAGGCAAGAGGAACTCATCCGTGAGGAAGAGGCAGCATGGCAGGCTGAAAGTGAGCAAAAGGCAAAACGAGGAGCaactgaaaaggaaaagaagtcaaagaaaaaacag GCTAAACAGAAGAGGAATAACCGGAAGGGGAAAGACAAAGGAAGGGAGGAAAGGCCCGATATACCAGTACAagagaaacaagaagaagaaaaccccACTGAGGAAATGAAAGATTACACAAGGCATGAGGAGCAACCTGAGCTTGAAAAGCCAGAAACACTGGATGATGTATCTGATGTGTCTGATTCAGTGGATGGTGTTACTGAAGTACCTCAGCCTGATTCTGAAGACAGAGATGCTGGTCCAATAAATTGGGACACTGATACATCAGAAGTCCATCCTCCCACAGAAGCCAGCAGCAGTGGAATTAGTGGGCTGTCATCTGTGCAAAATGGAGTATCTGAAAGAAAGAGCCCATCTGTGATGGATGATAGTTCCTCAACATGTTCCACTGACTCAGTCCCATCAGTGGTAATGAATGGGCCATATAAGGGAAACTCCTTTTCTAattacaaaaaccaaaaatcacCTAGCAG GGGGAAACATCAGCGTGGTAAGGCAACAAGTGATGGGAATAATTGGCCAAATGAGATGGATAATCAGCCTTCTGGACCTGTAGCTGATGCAGGATTTCTGAATGATGTTTCTGGAAGTAGTAATAAGGTGCGTGAATCTGAGTCTGAGCCCGCTGTTCATTCATTGCACGATCGGATTAAGTGGCTGGAGCAGCATGTTGTTAAGAAG GAGGAAGAAGTTGTTTCACTGCAGAAAAAATTGAGTATCAAGGATCAGGTTGATTTGGAAAGACCGTTGAAAGAGAAGACATCGGCAGTAACATCCTCACCTGGAAGCCCACCTAAAATTGTGCCCTTGACTGGTCAACCGAAGTCAGAGTGCCAGAGTAGTGCTGTTATAGATTCTGTTCCACTTAGGAAGGGATCCTCAATCAGTGCACAGCATACTGATAGAGTGACACCTTTGACTACTACATCCCAGAATAACGGTGTGTCCAAACCTGAGACTCAGAAGGCTACAACTCCAAAACCAGCTGAAAAAGCCATGGCACAGCAAGTGCCTGTGGTGTCTAGGCCTTCCAGTGCTCCTCTGGTTCCTGGTCCCAGGCCTACTTCTGCTGTTGTGCCTATTGTTCAAACAGCTCCTCTGCTTGCTCGTTCAGTAAGTGCAGCTGGCCGGTTGGGTCCTGACCCATCACCAGCAACTCATAGTTATGTTCCCCAGTCATATAGAAATGCCATTTTGGGTAACCATGCAGCTTCAGGTTCAACTGGTATGACGCATAACTCTCCAAGCTCAGGAGTGAACCCATCCCCAGTATACTCACAGTCACCAGCCTTGGTTTCTGCCCCAATGTTCTTACCTCAGAGCTCTGAAATGATGGACCCAAGCTCAGTTAAATCAGGTTTTTCGTTTGGGATGGTAACCCGGGATGCGTTGCATAATGGACCCCAATGGATGGAGAGTTCTCAAAGGGAATCGATCAAAGGCATGAATTACGATCCTTCCTCCTTGCTTCATGATCAAAATTTTGACTTCTACAAACCGCCTTTACATGGCAGGCCACAGGAACATTTGTCCACTGAGTTCCCAGCCTGTACATCTGGGCGCCAGACCCAAGGTGTATCGCCCGATGAATTCCCTCACCTTGATATCATCAATGATTTGCTTGATGATGAGCATGGCTTTGGACCTGCTAGAGGAAGCTCAGTCTTCCACCCCTTCAGCAATGGGCCAACCCACTTAAATCGGCAGTTTTCTTACCCCGGTGATTTGGGCATGTCTAGCGACATGGGGTCTGCAACCAGCTCTTGTAGGTTTGAGCGGACACGGAGTTACCAAGATGATGGGTTCCAGAGGGGCTACACTTTAGGGGGACATTTCGAATCACTTAGGGAATTTACTCCACAAGCTGGTCCGCCACCTTATGTGAATGGGCAGATTGATGGGTTAATTCCTAACCAGTGGCCGATGGCAAATTCTGATCTATCTGTACTTGGCATGAGGAACACAGAATCTGAGGGCTACCCCTACTACAGTCCTGAATATTCGAACATGGCATGTGGGGTGAATGGGTACACTGTATTCCGGCCTTCAAATGGTCAGTGA
- the LOC18791312 gene encoding MATH domain-containing protein At5g43560 isoform X1, with translation MAGISSEESGVGRSMEGISSGQRCLSGEALAEWRSSEQVENGTPSTSPPYWDSDDDDDGGPKPSELYGKYTWKIEKFSQINKRELRSNAFEVGGYKWYILIYPQGCDVCNHLSLFLCVANHDKLLPGWSHFAQFTIAVVNKDPKKSKYSDTLHRFWKKEHDWGWKKFMELSKVLDGFIDADTLIIKAQVQVIREKADRPFRCLDCQYRRELVRVYLTNVEQICRRFVEERRSKLGKLIEDKARWTSFRSFWLGIEQNARRRMSREKMDAVLKVVVKHFFIEKEVTSTLVMDSLYSGLKALEGQTKSKKGRVKLLEAEEMPAPIVRLEKDVFVLVDDVLLLLERAAMEPLPPKDEKGPQNRTKDGNSGEDFNKDSIERDERRLTELGRRTVEIFVLAHIFSNKIEVAYHESVALKRQEELIREEEAAWQAESEQKAKRGATEKEKKSKKKQASLASFLQAKQKRNNRKGKDKGREERPDIPVQEKQEEENPTEEMKDYTRHEEQPELEKPETLDDVSDVSDSVDGVTEVPQPDSEDRDAGPINWDTDTSEVHPPTEASSSGISGLSSVQNGVSERKSPSVMDDSSSTCSTDSVPSVVMNGPYKGNSFSNYKNQKSPSRGKHQRGKATSDGNNWPNEMDNQPSGPVADAGFLNDVSGSSNKVRESESEPAVHSLHDRIKWLEQHVVKKEEEVVSLQKKLSIKDQVDLERPLKEKTSAVTSSPGSPPKIVPLTGQPKSECQSSAVIDSVPLRKGSSISAQHTDRVTPLTTTSQNNGVSKPETQKATTPKPAEKAMAQQVPVVSRPSSAPLVPGPRPTSAVVPIVQTAPLLARSVSAAGRLGPDPSPATHSYVPQSYRNAILGNHAASGSTGMTHNSPSSGVNPSPVYSQSPALVSAPMFLPQSSEMMDPSSVKSGFSFGMVTRDALHNGPQWMESSQRESIKGMNYDPSSLLHDQNFDFYKPPLHGRPQEHLSTEFPACTSGRQTQGVSPDEFPHLDIINDLLDDEHGFGPARGSSVFHPFSNGPTHLNRQFSYPGDLGMSSDMGSATSSCRFERTRSYQDDGFQRGYTLGGHFESLREFTPQAGPPPYVNGQIDGLIPNQWPMANSDLSVLGMRNTESEGYPYYSPEYSNMACGVNGYTVFRPSNGQ, from the exons ATGGCTGGGATTTCTAGTGAAGAGTCTGGAGTGGGAAGGTCTATGGAGGGGATTTCAAGTGGGCAGCGCTGCCTGTCTGGGGAAGCCTTAGCTGAATGGCGGTCCTCTGAGCAGGTGGAAAATGGAACCCCATCTACTTCGCCCCCTTATTGGGACTctgatgacgacgacgacggtG GGCCCAAACCGTCTGAGTTATATGGAAAATATACATGGAAGATAGAGAAATTTTCTCAGATTAACAAAAGAGAACTTCGTAGTAATGCCTTTGAGGTTGGCGGCTACAAATG GTATATTCTAATCTATCCCCAGGGTTGTGATGTTTGCAATCatctctctttgtttctttgtgtaGCTAATCATGACAAACTTCTTCCAG GTTGGAGTCATTTTGCACAGTTTACAATAGCTGTGGTAAATAAAGATCCTAAGAAGTCGAAATATTCTG ATACATTACATCGATTTTGGAAGAAAGAGCATGACTGGGGGTGGAAAAAATTTATGGAGCTGTCAAAAGTATTAGATGGGTTCATTGATGCTGACACTCTTATAATAAAGGCTCAAGTTCAAGTGATCAG GGAGAAAGCAGACCGGCCATTCCGCTGCCTTGACTGTCAATATAGGAGAGAACTTGTTAGGGTATACTTGACAAATGTAGAGCAAATCTGTCGTCGTTTTgtggaagagagaagaagcaaaCTTGGAAAGTTGATAGAGGATAAAGCTAGATGGACAAG CTTTCGCTCCTTCTGGTTAGGTATTGAACAAAATGCTAGGCGCCGTATGTCCAGGGAGAAGATGGATGCAGTCCTGAAAGTAGTCGTTAAGCATTTTTTCATTGAGAAAGAAGTCACATCTACATTGGTAATGGATTCATTGTATAGTGGTTTGAAGGCTCTTGAAGGCCAAACTAAATCCAAGAAAGGTAGGGTGAAACTATTGGAGGCTGAAGAAATGCCAGCACCAATTGTTCGTTTGGAGAAAGATGTGTTTGTATTGGTGGATGATGTGCTATTGCTACTTGAGAGGGCTGCCATGGAACCATTACCTCCAAAAGATGAGAAGGGTCCTCAAAATCGTACAAAA GATGGAAATTCTGGAGAGGACTTCAACAAAGATTCTATCGAGCGAGATGAAAGACGTCTTACGGAATTGGGTCGTAGGACTGTGGAAATATTTGTGCTTGCCCATATTTTCAG CAATAAAATTGAAGTTGCCTATCATGAATCTGTTGCATTGAAGAGGCAAGAGGAACTCATCCGTGAGGAAGAGGCAGCATGGCAGGCTGAAAGTGAGCAAAAGGCAAAACGAGGAGCaactgaaaaggaaaagaagtcaaagaaaaaacag GCATCCCTTGCTTCTTTTCTACAGGCTAAACAGAAGAGGAATAACCGGAAGGGGAAAGACAAAGGAAGGGAGGAAAGGCCCGATATACCAGTACAagagaaacaagaagaagaaaaccccACTGAGGAAATGAAAGATTACACAAGGCATGAGGAGCAACCTGAGCTTGAAAAGCCAGAAACACTGGATGATGTATCTGATGTGTCTGATTCAGTGGATGGTGTTACTGAAGTACCTCAGCCTGATTCTGAAGACAGAGATGCTGGTCCAATAAATTGGGACACTGATACATCAGAAGTCCATCCTCCCACAGAAGCCAGCAGCAGTGGAATTAGTGGGCTGTCATCTGTGCAAAATGGAGTATCTGAAAGAAAGAGCCCATCTGTGATGGATGATAGTTCCTCAACATGTTCCACTGACTCAGTCCCATCAGTGGTAATGAATGGGCCATATAAGGGAAACTCCTTTTCTAattacaaaaaccaaaaatcacCTAGCAG GGGGAAACATCAGCGTGGTAAGGCAACAAGTGATGGGAATAATTGGCCAAATGAGATGGATAATCAGCCTTCTGGACCTGTAGCTGATGCAGGATTTCTGAATGATGTTTCTGGAAGTAGTAATAAGGTGCGTGAATCTGAGTCTGAGCCCGCTGTTCATTCATTGCACGATCGGATTAAGTGGCTGGAGCAGCATGTTGTTAAGAAG GAGGAAGAAGTTGTTTCACTGCAGAAAAAATTGAGTATCAAGGATCAGGTTGATTTGGAAAGACCGTTGAAAGAGAAGACATCGGCAGTAACATCCTCACCTGGAAGCCCACCTAAAATTGTGCCCTTGACTGGTCAACCGAAGTCAGAGTGCCAGAGTAGTGCTGTTATAGATTCTGTTCCACTTAGGAAGGGATCCTCAATCAGTGCACAGCATACTGATAGAGTGACACCTTTGACTACTACATCCCAGAATAACGGTGTGTCCAAACCTGAGACTCAGAAGGCTACAACTCCAAAACCAGCTGAAAAAGCCATGGCACAGCAAGTGCCTGTGGTGTCTAGGCCTTCCAGTGCTCCTCTGGTTCCTGGTCCCAGGCCTACTTCTGCTGTTGTGCCTATTGTTCAAACAGCTCCTCTGCTTGCTCGTTCAGTAAGTGCAGCTGGCCGGTTGGGTCCTGACCCATCACCAGCAACTCATAGTTATGTTCCCCAGTCATATAGAAATGCCATTTTGGGTAACCATGCAGCTTCAGGTTCAACTGGTATGACGCATAACTCTCCAAGCTCAGGAGTGAACCCATCCCCAGTATACTCACAGTCACCAGCCTTGGTTTCTGCCCCAATGTTCTTACCTCAGAGCTCTGAAATGATGGACCCAAGCTCAGTTAAATCAGGTTTTTCGTTTGGGATGGTAACCCGGGATGCGTTGCATAATGGACCCCAATGGATGGAGAGTTCTCAAAGGGAATCGATCAAAGGCATGAATTACGATCCTTCCTCCTTGCTTCATGATCAAAATTTTGACTTCTACAAACCGCCTTTACATGGCAGGCCACAGGAACATTTGTCCACTGAGTTCCCAGCCTGTACATCTGGGCGCCAGACCCAAGGTGTATCGCCCGATGAATTCCCTCACCTTGATATCATCAATGATTTGCTTGATGATGAGCATGGCTTTGGACCTGCTAGAGGAAGCTCAGTCTTCCACCCCTTCAGCAATGGGCCAACCCACTTAAATCGGCAGTTTTCTTACCCCGGTGATTTGGGCATGTCTAGCGACATGGGGTCTGCAACCAGCTCTTGTAGGTTTGAGCGGACACGGAGTTACCAAGATGATGGGTTCCAGAGGGGCTACACTTTAGGGGGACATTTCGAATCACTTAGGGAATTTACTCCACAAGCTGGTCCGCCACCTTATGTGAATGGGCAGATTGATGGGTTAATTCCTAACCAGTGGCCGATGGCAAATTCTGATCTATCTGTACTTGGCATGAGGAACACAGAATCTGAGGGCTACCCCTACTACAGTCCTGAATATTCGAACATGGCATGTGGGGTGAATGGGTACACTGTATTCCGGCCTTCAAATGGTCAGTGA
- the LOC18791895 gene encoding uncharacterized protein LOC18791895, whose amino-acid sequence MGVHDLPFIAGQEVESRSFIAGFRGAWFRCKIIEIAWRMGQISTSLEYFDFPGEKITWTKIYQASRAYSKKSSKSRKLQLMLRPYFPPVYHETTMPDVNTIAEVVVLVGDVWKVGDLVDWWKDGCYWSGRVTEVLGNEKVKIELPPPPVGEGCSYEVSCKDLRPSLDWSPENGWTVPTTESENGHPCARIMKPCNQGGISSLTARSVGDGRKGVQAIAGASHPSSQVSASSLQPLDGLEEMAKQPLGAITAKLTPTPETNVDSDMADSGIGKTSCSDSVSSSHIKNASKGMGRSTTGKDRVDNNGSLKKLKTDQSIVLNSMSSDTLEGAILDLEELVNRVKWMKGVLEIGMPLTSAMRPTWKFL is encoded by the exons ATGGGCGTGCATGACCTACCATTTATAGCTGGCCAAGAGGTAGAATCAAGATCATTTATTGCAGGTTTTCGTGGTGCATGGTTCCGATGTAAG ATAATAGAGATTGCCTGGAGAATGGGTCAGATTTCAACCTCCTTGGAGTATTTTGACTTTCCGGGTGAAA AAATAACTTGGACAAAAATATATCAAGCAAGCCGTGCTTATAGTAAAAAGTCATCAAAGTCAAGAAAATTGCAATTGATGTTGCGGCCTTACTTTCCTCCTGTCTATCACGAAACTACAATGCCTGATGTCAATACAATAGCGGAAGTGGTAGTTCTTGTCGGTGATGTCTGGAAAGTGGGAGATTTAGTTGATTGGTGGAAGGATGGTTGTTATTGGTCTGGAAGAGTAACAGAAGTATTAGGGAATGAGAAAGTTAAG attgAGTTGCCGCCTCCTCCTGTTGGCGAAGGATGTTCCTATGAAGTTTCTTGCAAGGACTTGCGCCCATCCTTGGATTGGTCTCCAGAAAATGGTTGGACAGTACCCACAACG GAGAGTGAAAATGGGCATCCTTGTGCTCGAATAATGAAGCCTTGTAATCAAG GGGGCATTTCAAGCTTGACAGCCCGTTCTGTAGGTGATGGAAGAAAGGGTGTCCAAGCCATTGCTGGAGCATCACATCCTTCTTCTCAAGTATCTGCTAGCTCATTGCAACCTCTTGATGGATTAGAGGAAATGGCAAAGCAACCGTTAGGTGCTATAACAGCAAAGTTGACACCCACACCAGAAACAAATGTTGATTCTGACATGGCAGATAGTGGGATTGGGAAGACGAGTTGCTCAGATAGTGTTTCAAGTTCGCATATTAAAAATGCATCAAAGGGGATGGGGAGATCTACAACTGGGAAAGACAGAGTTGACAACAATGGGTCCTTAAAGAAGTTGAAAACAGATCAAAGCATAGTTTTAAATTCAATGAGCTCTGATACATTAGAAGGTGCGATTTTAGACTTGGAGGAACTTGTAAACCGGGTTAAATGGATGAAGGGTGTCTTGGAGATTGGAATGCCTTTGACAAGTGCCATGCGCCCCACTTGGAAGTTTTTGTGA